One segment of Malassezia restricta chromosome V, complete sequence DNA contains the following:
- a CDS encoding nuclear pore complex protein Nup54 produces the protein MAFSFGKPPSSTPSFGATPLFGAQSTGAATAPQQTTSSTSLFGQKPAGQGLFGAAPPSGANNSFGSMPPSNPTNTLGTQQSGLFGGKAPGSGGTSGGLFGSQPPSNGGLSQNQPQQGGLFGSQPQPQQGSGTFGSQPPQGGLFGSQPQQGSGTFGSQPPQGGLFGSQPQQSGLFGSQPQQGSLFGQPAKPAAQPTSAPQATPAVQDKKFGAPLHTQLERIASSWDTSNLSTCQFQYYLYNRAPDAQSLSQLCVRRPDAVGPMHDALWNKALQENPEPDRLYPVLAVGFGDLQIRSNAQATEAARQTNKAAELTKKLAELRQKHDLANVVRAQSAMMMQTRIRQRLLSLTKDAGVMIPALRGQSLTASEDAVKAALENCDAQLNGALPHYASNTTPEHARLRAQLNELWAQLSIVRAKREAAQAQGRVNGGTEWVVVDESSFDEITQILGLLQQGLVHLSNTLMSDSKALDTVCEGLKGVPLVGVRHT, from the coding sequence ATGGCGTTTTCGTTCGGTAAACCGCCGTCTAGTACGCCCTCTTTTGGCGCGACGCCGTTGTTTGGTGCGCAGAGCACGGGCGCGGCTACAGCGCCACAACAGACTacgtccagcacatcgctcTTCGGTCAGAAGCCTGCAGGTCAAGGTCTGTTtggagctgcgcctccgTCAGGTGCTAATAATTCATTCGGCTCGATGCCGCCATCAAACCCCACGAACACCTTGGGAACCCAGCAGAGTGGTTTGTTTGGTGGGAAGGCGCCAGGCTCTGGCGGTACTTCCGGCGGTCTTTTTGGTTCGCAGCCGCCGTCGAATGGTGGGCTGTCGCAGAATCAGCCTCAGCAGGGTGGTCTCTTTGGGTCGCAGCCTCAGCCTCAGCAGGGCTCTGGCACCTTTGGTTCGCAGCCTCCGCAGGGTGGTTTGTTTGGATCGCAGCCTCAGCAAGGCTCTGGCACCTTTGGTTCGCAGCCTCCGCAGGGTGGTTTGTTTGGATCGCAACCTCAGCAGAGTGGCTTGTTTGGATCGCAGCCTCAGCAGGGTAGTCTTTTCGGACAGCCAGCCAAGCCTGCTGCACAGCCGACATCTGCCCCACAGGCAACGCCCGCCGTGCAAGATAAAAAAtttggcgcgccgctgcacaCACAGCTGGAGCGCATTGCTTCCAGCTGGGACACGTCCAACTTAAGCACTTGTCAGTTTCAGTACTACTTATACAATCGAGCGCCGGATGCGCAGAGTCTAAGCCAgttgtgcgtgcgtcgcccTGATGCTGTGGGCCCAATGCACGATGCTTTGTGGAATAAAGCGCTACAAGAGAACCCAGAGCCAGACCGTCTATACCCTGTTCTTGCGGTCGGCTTTGGCGACTTACAAATACGTTCGAATGCGCAGGCGACTGAAGCAGCACGCCAGACAAACAAGGCCGCTGAACTCACGAAAAAGCTCGCTGAGCTACGTCAAAAGCACGATTTGGCGaatgtcgtgcgtgcgcagtCGGCCATGATGATGCAGACGCGCATTCGACAGCGTCTTTTGTCGCTCACGAAGGATGCAGGTGTCATGATTCCTGCCTTGCGTGGACAGAGTCTCACAGCCAGCGAAGATGCTGTCAAGGCAGCCCTGGAGAATTGTGATGCGCAGCTGAATGGTGCGCTGCCCCATTATGCATCCAACACGACGCCTGAGCATGCGCGtttgcgtgcgcagctgaATGAGCTGTGGGCGCAGCTCAGTATCGTCCGTGCTAAGCGCGAGGCAGCCCAAGCACAGGGCCGTGTGAATGGTGGCACCGAATGGGTCGTGGTCGATGAGTCGTCGTTTGACGAAATTACGCAGATCCTGGGCTTACTGCAGCAGGGGTTGGTGCACTTGTCGAACACGCTTATGAGTGATAGCAAAGCCCTAGACACGGTGTGCGAGGGTCTCAAAGGCGTGCCTCTGGTCGGTGTGCGGCACACGTAG
- a CDS encoding PAB1 binding protein, which yields MTPNPAAPSARRSSHSNNSSRGGGGHSARGAWHGGHGGASQAGRAGGGRGGARHGWGGHASRSNSTNGRPATSTHSSKGMRDRIECWYAMLVGQMIVVSLQNGERHVGVVSAATMERDDLGLVLMMAQSMAITEDGAIQWGRVVPSLVVPGADLLEVDASTVKQSSPAEVQAAQRRASGFRTDTEISSSASASSDGRALQRWDDGGAPETASLEQSTDSGPWDQFAANEARFGVKSDYEETMYTTKLDRSGKDFKSREKEAERLAKEILESSTGNVHVAEERNQLGQKDMDEEDRFGAVVREERAPAPPPPKPSKALTADFRQFVSAERERLVVRKAELAKKEKQSRLADLKIWAQNFQLKTPVPEDVANMRRVAASKRPTATPSKGVEEARAKLASMTLPAIPPFKKPQDKPSSKLSAKAASFNPQAASFTPRAKAGPPTTPKPSVPELPFFGTRELKNRPGSTSMRIMDEFRASKTKKLGEASKVSVWWSYTGRPFRQLMALSNMFPSKAPMPTSMPLYEGAMPMAQPPVMFPVAAAAVPYAPSPGLSPVMQHVSSPTVPHGSSPSMLPRPPNTAGGTKAPQAAPVMMPPPVPQGQGSPQPYAFVYPMGQYGLPYAPAEAQGAPFMYRPSPADAVPAGSGMLPPMSYGPYHQPVPSSPHKRGGSVHARGNNKGARKPPRSDDAAPKEGS from the coding sequence ATGACACCGAACCCTGCCGCGCCGTCTGCTCGGCGTTCTTCCCATTCCAACAACTCATCGCGTGGGGGTGGAGGACACTCTGCCCGTGGCGCCTGGCATGGTGgccacggcggcgcctcccAAGCGGGCCGCGCTGGAGGGGGTCGTGGCGGTGCGCGACACGGCTGGGGAGGTCATGCATCGCGATCGAACTCCACGAACGGCCGCCCTGCCACTTCGACGCATTCCTCTAAAGGCATGCGCGACCGCATCGAGTGTTGGTATGCTATGCTAGTAGGCCAGATGATAGTGGTGAGCCTGCAAAATGGTGAGCGCCATGTCGGTGTTGTCTCGGCTGCTACGATGGAGCGTGATGATCTGGGCCTGGTGCTGATGATGGCCCAATCTATGGCGATCACAGAAGATGGCGCGATTCAATGGGGTCGCGTGGTCCCTTCGCTGGTCGTGCCAGGCGCCGATTTGCTCGAAGTGGATGCGAGCACAGTGAAGCAGAGCTCTCCGGCTGAAGTACAGGCcgctcagcgccgcgcgtctggGTTCCGGACTGATACGGAAATTAGCTCGTCTGCCTCGGCATCATCGGATGGtcgcgcgctgcagcgtTGGGATGACGGTGGGGCGCCGGAGACGGCATCCCTGGAGCAGTCGACCGACTCGGGCCCATGGGATCAATTTGCTGCGAACGAAGCGCGCTTTGGTGTCAAGTCGGACTATGAAGAGACCATGTACACGACCAAGCTGGATCGTTCCGGCAAGGACTTTAAATCGCGCGAAAAAGAAGCGGAACGACTCGCCAAAGAAATTCTGGAGAGCTCCACCGGCAACGTCCATGtggccgaggagcgcaaCCAGCTCGGCCAAAaggacatggacgaggaggacCGATTTGGTGCTGTCGTGCGGGAAGAGcgtgcgccagcgccgcctccgcccAAGCCTAGCAAAGCCCTTACGGCGGATTTCCGGCAGTTTGTGTCGgcggagcgcgagcgtctcgtcgtgcgcaaagCCGAGTTGGCCAAAAAAGAAAAGCAGAGTCGCCTGGCCGACCTCAAGATATGGGCGCAAAACTTCCAGCTCAAGACTCCCGTGCCTGAGGATGTGGCCAATatgaggcgcgtcgctgcctccAAGCGGCCGACGGCCACGCCCAGCAAGGGTGTCGAAGAGGCGCGTGCCAAGTTGGCGAGCATGACCCTCCCGGCGATCCCGCCATTCAAAAAGCCTCAGGACAAGCCATCGTCCAAGCTGAGTGCCAAGGCTGCCTCGTTCAATCCTCAGGCTGCGTCCTTTACGCCGCGCGCAAAAGCTGGcccgccgacgacgccgaaGCCGTCCGTGCCAGAGCTACCATTCTTTGGCACGCGTGAACTCAAGAATCGCCCCGGGTCGACGTCTATGCGTATCATGGACGAGTTTCGCGCTTCGAAGACCAAGAAGCTGGGCGAAGCGTCCAAGGTCTCCGTGTGGTGGTCGTACACAGGCCGCCCGTTCCGGCAGCTCATGGCGCTCAGCAACATGTTCCCCAGCAAGGCGCCGATGCccacgtcgatgccgctGTACGAGGGCGCTATGCCCATGGCCCAGCCCCCGGTCATGTTCCCGGTCGCCGCTGCGGCCGTACCGTATGCGCCTTCGCCGGGCCTATCGCCCGTGATGCAGCATGTGTCGTCGCCCACCGTCCCTCACGGCTCGTCGCCTAGCATGTTGCCTCGGCCGCCCAACACAGCAGGTGGTACGAAGGCGCCGCAGGCAGCGCCTGTGATGATGCCACCTCCCGTGCCTCAGGGTCAAGGCAGTCCGCAGCCGTATGCGTTTGTGTATCCCATGGGGCAGTATGGCCTGCCCTATGCACCGGCTGAGGCGCAGGGCGCCCCGTTCATGTACCGTCCGTCGCCTGCTGATGCAGTGCCGGCGGGCAGCGGCATGCTACCGCCCATGTCGTATGGGCCCTATCACCAGCCCGTCCCATCGAGCCCACACAAGCGCGGTGGCTCGGTGCATGCGCGTGGAAACAACAAGGGCGCACGCAAACCGCCGCGAagcgacgatgcggcgccCAAGGAGGGTTCCTAG
- a CDS encoding RAD51-like protein 2, with amino-acid sequence MPLPWDDVPHEQAAWAPIGAAAELRRPASQPVERVSWMPLSQMPMPQTQHELDEYTMDSVSVESSESSASSEAQDTVVPISRAPLRLLSGIEALDTYAGRWQSGGAYAPLDKPASHDVLRRGFPIGSALEVVGPPGVGKTTWAMQMAISERLEHMMHTMQLCMDQYGTADDAPTPPSSPRTLMDAMDVDIEPWCAQVVLVDTEGSIAPVRLLSMTRAAITQHHVSMAQRYAHCAGVDADVHHAIERAVLRGIHLVRCTTLGELLAFAGIAACTVLKVPGLPPRTSLLIIDTLSFFTYAHALPINATREQRKAREDAIQCIVRSLTTLRDSQIPEQDRITVVVTMQMSTRRLNDAGSVLQPSLLSKSSTRDDSESVLGRSAQRFFLAYSDVRGHRVIYLPWDTSAVGVMIHAHGLTQSLTFSQMYP; translated from the exons ATGCCGCTGCCATgggacgatgtgccgcATGAGCAAGCGGCTTGGGCGCCCATCGGTGCGGCGGCAGAGCTGAGGCGTCCGGCATCGCAGCCTGTCGAACGTGTGTCATGGATGCCGCTCTCGCAGATGCCGATGCCGCAGACGCAGCATGAACTCGATGAGTATACCATGGACTCTGTGAGTGTTGAGTCGAGCGAgtccagcgcgtcgtccgagGCGCAAGACACTGTCGTGCCGATATCGCGGGCTCCTTTACGACTTTTGAGCGGAATCGAGGCACTCGACACGTATGCAGGTCGGTGGCAAAGCGGGGGCGCCTATGCTCCACTTGATAAGCCTGCGAGCCATGACGTGTTGCGACGCGGCTTTCCCATCGGATCGGCCCTGGAGGTGGTCGGCCCCCCGGGTGTCGGCAAAACAACGTGGGCGATGCAAATGGCTATTTCAGAGCGACTTGAGCACATGATGCATACGATGCAATTGTGTATGGATCAGTACGGCACCGCCGATGACGCACCTACGCCACCCagctcgccacgcacactAATGGATGCCATGGACGTGGATATTGAGCCGTGGTGTGCTCAAGTTGTGCTGGTCGACACGGAAGGCAGCATCGCGCCCGTCCGCCTCCTGTCGATGACACGCGCAGCCATCACACAGCACCACGTGTCTATGGCCCAACGCTATGCTCACTGCGCTGGTGTCGATGCCGACGTGCATCATGCCATCGAACGTGCTGTCTTGCGTGGCATTCACTTAgtgcgctgcacgacacTCGGCGAGCTACTGGCGTTTGCCGGCATCGCAGCTTGTACCGTCCTCAAGGTACCGGGCCTCCCGCCCCGCACTTCGCTCCTTATTATCGATACCCTGTCTTTTTTCACCTACGCGCATGCACTGCCAATCAATGCGACGCGAGAACAGCGCAAAGCGCGTGAGGATGCGATTCAGTGCATTGTGCGCTCGCTAACAACATTACGAGACAGTCAGATCCCCGAGCAAGACCGCATCACGGTCGTGGTGACGATGCAGATGTCAACGCGCCGTCTGAACGATGCTGGCTCGGTGCTTCAGCCATCCCTGCTATCCAAGTCATCCACGCGGGATGATAGCGAAAGTGTGTTGGGACGCAGCGCACAGCGTTTTTTCTTAGCTTACAGTGATGTGCGTGGTCATCG TGTAATATATCTCCCCTGGGACACAAGTGCTGTAGGCGTCATGATACACGCGCATGGCTTGACCCAGTCCCTTACTTTTTCTCAAATGTATCCATAG
- a CDS encoding myo-inositol-1(or 4)-monophosphatase → MALPLQDVLDFAIDLAKQAGEAIVKGSETRFEKAAGFEEKKNTADLVTETDQHTEKLVCQAIREKYPDHKFIGEESWAAGEQAAITNEPTWIIDPIDGTTNFVKGFPFVCISIGFVYHGEPTIGVIYAPFLGYLYAARKGHGAFITTPLHPQRRSLPLTQPAPLPSFKQALVAFEWGSDRSAEIMEKKTRSFQRLVGDRDSGVPGGEMALGVRSMGSAALNFAHVAMGTLDAYWEIGCWAWDVCAGVVIAREAGCLVLGSQAHAAHALDGPVYPPPTTPDVLTGRKYLVVRAIGDSPHESGVDAQKRIARTFYGAVEEWDL, encoded by the exons ATGGCACTGCCCTTGCAAGACGTGCTCGATTTTGCGATTGATCTTGCCAAGCAAGCTGGTGAGGCGATTGTCAAAGGCTCTGAAACGCGCTTTGAGAAAGCAG CGGGCTTTGAGGAAAAGAAGAACACGGCGGACCTCGTCACGGAGACGGACCAGCACACGGAGAAGCTTGTGTGCCAAGCCATTCGCGAAAAGTACCCTGACCACAAGTTTATCGGCGAAGAGAGCTGGGCAGCTGGTGAGCAGGCGGCTATAACGAATGAGCCTACCTGGATCATTGATCCCATTGACGGCACGACCAACTTTGTCAAGGGATTCCCCTTTGTGTGTATTTCCATCGGGTTCGTGTACCATGGAGAACCCACCATCGGTGTGATCTATGCACCATTCCTGGGGTACTTGTACGCCGCCCGCAAGGGCCACGGCGCATTTATCACGACGCCCCTGCACCCTCAGCGCCGCTCCTTGCCCTTGACCCAGCCCGCACCACTGCCCTCGTTCAAGCAGGCCCTTGTTGCGTTTGAGTGGGGCTCGGATCGCTCTGCAGAGATTATGGAGAAAAAGACGCGCTCATTCCAGCGCCTGGTGGGCGATCGCGACAGCGGTGTGCCCGGCGGTGAAATGGCcctcggcgtgcgctccATGGGCTCCGCCGCTCTCAATTTCGCTCATGTGGCTATGggcacgctcgatgccTACTGGGAAATCGGATGCTGGGCATGGGATGTATGTGCAGGCGTTGTCATCGCGCGTGAAGCTGGGTGCCTCGTACTGGGCTCTCaagctcatgcagcgcacgcgctcgatggccCCGTGTATCCGCCCCCGACGACGCCTGACGTGCTGACAGGCCGCAAATATCTCGTTGTGCGTGCCATTGGTGACAGTCCGCATGAATCTGGTGTCGATGCGCAgaagcgcatcgctcgTACGTTCTATGGTGCCGTAGAAGAGTGGGATCTGTAG
- a CDS encoding kynureninase: MAAAEALQSILLRLCVLCSTSLQTIQTSPTETIDRETSRQDGRALSEKLYQDLLILNQQVRKEATALSLAMRPSSREMHDDADPLDGLDEKSIEAASHLLQSLATDAVPKLVFLANLAQKNQRVYDTTDAVANDTSLQEAREMGAHIVLGENAMGKHVVSASVGSLFANDVRRYTADVIETIGLLCQSFMNVRTRTVLARAQEKRGEQSESPTPPSRQASLALTKKLWTLCDAAEGDKTHTPAYIARLPRNNYEALYKLARQHELVMRDGVTELEESLENDSLDSPQPPSDDVEDMWERHVQLSEEEKKAVRNVLDLVRSGIALLKQAMSAAAAAKDVDLDRVAELMEELASTQDDLIASVLYEEETDEGLGEVAQAYVDACEALHECVDTSSGMDAIEAAWHSLSL; encoded by the coding sequence ATGGCAGCGGCCGAGGCATTGCAGTCGAtcctgctgcgcctctGTGTGCTGTGTTCCACGTCACTACAAACCATCCAAACGTCGCCTACAGAGACGATTGACCGCGAGACAAGCAGGCAGGATGGACGCGCACTCAGTGAGAAACTATACCAAGACCTTTTGATACTGAATCAGCAGGTTCGGAAAGAAGCGACGGCGCTTTCTCTCGCTATGCGCCCATCGTCGCGCGAGATGCATGACGATGCCGACCCCCTCGATGGACTCGATGAGAAGAGCATTGAAGCCGCGTCCCACTTGCTCCAGTCTCTCGCTACAGACGCCGTGCCCAAACTCGTGTTCCTAGCCAATCTCGCTCAAAAGAACCAGCGCGTTTATGACACGACTGACGCTGTTGCCAACGACACGAGCCTGCAGGAAGCTCGTGAAATGGGCGCCCACATCGTTCTTGGTGAGAACGCCATGGGTAAGCATGTTGTATCGGCATCGGTCGGCTCCTTGTTTGCGAATGATGTGCGTCGGTACACGGCCGACGTCATCGAGACCATTGGCCTGCTGTGCCAAAGTTTTATGAACGTACGCACGCGTACCGTGCTCGCTCGTGCCCAAGAGAAGCGCGGCGAACAATCCGAGTCGCCCACACCTCCTTCTCGCCAAGCGTCTCTGGCTCTGACCAAAAAGCTCTGGACGCTGTGTGATGCTGCCGAAGGCGACAAGACACATACACCTGCATATATCGCGCGGCTTCCACGAAACAACTATGAAGCTTTGTATAAGTTAGCGCGCCAGCATGAGCTGGTGATGCGAGACGGCGTCACAGAACTGGAAGAAAGCTTGGAGAATGACTCCTTGGATTCGCCTCAACCTCCTTCCGACGATGTCGAGGACATGTGGGAGCGGCATGTGCAGCTGAGTGAAGAAGAGAAAAAGGCGGTGCGAAACGTACTAGACCTTGTGCGATCTGGTATCGCCTTGCTGAAACAGGCCATGtcagccgccgccgcagcCAAGGACGTGGATTTGGATCGTGTGGCTGAGCTCATGGAGGAACTCGCATCGACACAAGACGATCTGATTGCCTCTGTGCTCTATGAAGAAGAGACGGACGAGGGGCTTGGCGAGGTAGCACAAGCCTATGTGGATGCGTGCGAAGCGCTCCACGAATGTGTCGATACGTCGTCAGGCATGGATGCCATCGAAGCAGCATGGCATTCCTTGTCACTATAG
- a CDS encoding mRNA splicing protein, whose translation MSERKVLQKYYPPDFDPSVVKRRKTGGGRQKTVRLMAPFSMRCNTCGEYIYRGKKFNARKETVNDDDYYGITIYRFYIKCSHCSSEITFKTDPRNADYAAEHGASRNFEPWREKEEDKEPEPDSDEEKEESEGEIDPMKALEQRMEESQREMEVMDALQDIRTRNARFERMDTNTVLDTIAENKRKAEPASEHAEPEETKEEEALVRKYFSKNEDPDASAVPDTSHLLSDRAREQIRALATPTNIPRPAAKRKRGPNALGIVRKT comes from the coding sequence ATGTCAGAGCGCAAGGTTCTGCAGAAATACTACCCGCCCGACTTTGATCCGTCCGTGGTAAAGCGGCGAAAAACTGGTGGCGGACGTCAAAAGACGGTGCGTCTGATGGCGCCATTCAGCATGCGATGCAATACATGCGGTGAATATATTTATCGCGGCAAAAAATTTAATGCGCGCAAAGAGACCGTGAATGACGACGACTACTATGGAATTACGATCTACCGGTTTTACATCAAGTGCTCACATTGCAGCTCAGAAATTACGTTCAAGACAGACCCACGGAATGCTGATTATGCAGCTGAGCATGGTGCCTCGCGCAACTTTGAGCCATGGCGTGAGAAGGAAGAGGACAAGGAGCCCGAGCCTGACTCTGACGAAGAAAAGGAAGAAAGTGAAGGCGAGATCGACCCGATGAAGGCACTGGAACAGCGCATGGAAGAATCTCAGCGTGAGATGGAGGTGATGGACGCCTTGCAGGACATTCGCACACGCAATGCTCGCTTTGAGCGTATGGATACCAATACCGTGCTGGACACCATTGCTGAGAATAAGCGCAAAGCCGAGCCAGCAAGCGAACATGCCGAGCCCGAGGAAACCaaagaagaggaggcgctcgtccgcAAGTACTTTTCCAAAAACGAGGATCCCGATGCGTCAGCCGTCCCAGATACGTCGCATCTCCTAAGCGATCGTGCTCGCGAACAAATACGAGCACTAGCTACGCCCACAAACATACCAAGGCCCGCAGCGAAACGCAAGCGAGGTCCAAATGCGCTGGGTATTGTACGGAAAACATAA
- a CDS encoding D-tyrosyl-tRNA(Tyr) deacylase, which yields MKAVLQRVKQASVHVQGQPVSTIGPGILALIGVCQDDTPEHMDLLTKKILQLKLWPEGARVVDGVLAPGDEHARAWRSNVMELGGDVLCVSQFTLHARTSKGTRPDFHLAMAGDQARPFYDAFLEKMRAAYAPHRIHNGAFGAMMDVSLINDGPVTITMDTFEKK from the exons ATGAAAGCTGTGCTCCAGCGCGTGAAGCAGGCCTCCGTGCATG TGCAGGGGCAGCCTGTGTCGACCATAGGCCCGGGCATTCTGGCCCTAATTGGTGTGTGCCAGGACGATACGCCCGAGCATATGGATCTTCTCACGAAGAAAATTCTCCAACTCAAGCTGTGGCCTGAAggtgcgcgcgtcgtggacggGGTCCTGGCGCCTGGTGATGAGCATGCACGCGCTTGGCGCTCGAATGTGATGGAGCTGGGTGGTGACGTCCTGTGCGTATCGCAGTTTACACTGCATGCCCGCACAAGCAAAGGAACGCGCCCCGACTTCCATCTGGCGATGGCTGGCGACCAGGCCAGGCCGTTTTATGATGCATTTCTCGAGAAAATGCGTGCAGCCTATGCACCACATAGGATCCACAATGGCGCGTTTGGTGCGATGATGGACGTGTCCCTAATCAACGATGGGCCTGTGACCATTACTATGGATACATTTGAGAAAAAGTAA